The following is a genomic window from Chloracidobacterium sp..
GCGATCATTACGGTTCCCGCGTACTTTGACGATATGCAGCGGCAAGCGACGCGTGACGCCGGCAAGATCGCGGGCCTTGAGGTCGAACGTATCATTAACGAGCCGACGGCGGCTGCCCTTGCCTATGGGTTCGGCAAGGCAAAGACCGAAAAGGTTGCCGTCTATGACCTCGGCGGCGGTACATTCGATATCTCGATCCTGGAGATCAACGACGGCGTCTTCGAGGTGCTGTCAACATCCGGAAATACGTTCCTCGGCGGCGAGGACTTTGACGAACGCATACTCGAATGGCTTGTGGAAGGATTCCAGACCGAGAACGGTATTGATCTGCGCAAGGACCGATTGGCACTCCAACGGCTCAAGGAAGCCGCGGAGCGGGCCAAATGCGAGCTTTCGAGCGTGGCTGAGACGACGATCAGTCTGCCCTTCATCGCAGCCGATGCCACAGGCCCGAAACACATAAATTCAGTTTTGACACGCGACAAATTCGAAGAATTGGTAATAGACCTTGTCGAGTCGTCGGTCGAGCCATGTCAAAAGGCGCTGTGGGATGCAAAGCTTCAGCCTTCTGACATTGATAAGGTGATATTGGTAGGCGGCCAGACGCGTTCACCGATAATCGGGAGAACGGTTGTCGAGGTTTTCGGCAAGGCGGCGTCGTCCGAGATCAACCCCGACGAAGTTGTTGCGATGGGCGCCGCGATCCAAGGCGGTGTGCTCACCGGCGATGTCAAGGATATCGTGCTTCTCGACGTCCTGCCGTTGTCGCTGGGACTTGAAACGCGCGGTGGTCTTTTCGTAAAGCTCATCTCGCGTAACTCGACCATCCCGCTTAAGAATACGATGACGTTCACGACGGTCGTTGACAACCAGCAATCGGTCGAAGTGCACATTCTGCAGGGTGAACGCGAGATCGCATCGGCGAACCGGTCGCTCGGCAAATTCGAGCTTGTCGGAATTCCGCCGGCACCTCGCGGAGTTCCGCAGGTCGATGTGTCCTTTGAGATCGATGCGAACGGCATCGTAAGCGTTTCGGCGAAGGATAAGATGACCGGCCTCGAACAGGCGATGCAGATCACGCCGTCGTCAGGCCTGTCGCCTGACGAGATCGAGAAATTGATAATTGAGGCGGAGACGAGCGTTGAACGCGACCGAACCGAAAAGGATCTGATCGTAGAACGCAACAAACTGGATTCGCTGATACGCAACGCCCGCCGTGCGATGTCCGAGGTTGGGGCCGCTTTATCAGCAGAAGATCAGCAGACGATCAAAGCGATCCTCGGCGAGGCTGATGAGATGCTTGGCTCCGAAAGCCTCAGCCAACTGCGGGATCAGTTCTCAAGGGTCGAATCAGCGGCTAATCGGATTACCGCGGCAATGCTGACAATGGCTTAGATCCCGCTGCACGCTTGCGATAAACAGAATGGGCGTCATTTTCGGCGTCCATTCTTCATTCCCGGCACTGCTGAGGATAAGTTTTGCGTTCCGGTGCATTCATTTGAGATAATATTTAGTGCGTTAGGCCACCGATCGTGGGCTGGCGCTTTTTTGGATGAGTAAGCGAGATTATTACGAGATATTAGGCGTGACACGCACCGCGACCGAGGTAGAGATCAAGCGTGCATATCGAAGCCTTGCGGTACAGCACCATCCGGATAAGAATCCGGGCGATGCGGAAGCCGAAGACAAATTCAAAGAAGCAGCCGAAGCCTATAGTGTCTTGTCCGACAGCCAAAAGCGGGCTGCATACGATAGGTTCGGCCATCGCGGCGTCAGTGCGGGTGCAGGCGGCTATGATGCCGGATACTCGAATTTCGAGGATATATTCGATATGTTCGGGTTCGGTGATATGTTTGGGCGGCGCTCGACACGCTCGACCGTACAGCGCGGTTCCGATCTTCGATTCGACCT
Proteins encoded in this region:
- the dnaK gene encoding molecular chaperone DnaK codes for the protein MGKVIGIDLGTTNCCVSVLEGGTVQIISNKEGGRTTPSVIGFTDKDERLVGQIAKRQAVTNAANTLFAVKRLIGRKFDAPEVEKMRKSVPFEIVKSPNGDAHIRVLDRVYSPPEISAILLQRLKLAAEEFLGDKVTEAIITVPAYFDDMQRQATRDAGKIAGLEVERIINEPTAAALAYGFGKAKTEKVAVYDLGGGTFDISILEINDGVFEVLSTSGNTFLGGEDFDERILEWLVEGFQTENGIDLRKDRLALQRLKEAAERAKCELSSVAETTISLPFIAADATGPKHINSVLTRDKFEELVIDLVESSVEPCQKALWDAKLQPSDIDKVILVGGQTRSPIIGRTVVEVFGKAASSEINPDEVVAMGAAIQGGVLTGDVKDIVLLDVLPLSLGLETRGGLFVKLISRNSTIPLKNTMTFTTVVDNQQSVEVHILQGEREIASANRSLGKFELVGIPPAPRGVPQVDVSFEIDANGIVSVSAKDKMTGLEQAMQITPSSGLSPDEIEKLIIEAETSVERDRTEKDLIVERNKLDSLIRNARRAMSEVGAALSAEDQQTIKAILGEADEMLGSESLSQLRDQFSRVESAANRITAAMLTMA